Genomic window (Mycosarcoma maydis chromosome 5, whole genome shotgun sequence):
GTGAGCCAGTCACGAGAGTGTTAGGGTGCGCGGACACGGACCGCGTCGATCGCGTCGGACGGCTGTGGCGCGAAAGCAGGGTCGACACTATGCTGTGGGATACTGGGTGAGATCAAAGAGGGCTGAGAATATCATGCGTAGTCCATTGGCGGAGCgagtcgacgagatggttacaatcgtgaatgttcCAGGAGCAGACGCAAGAGCCGCGGAGGCGTGTGGCCATGGAACGAGGAAAGGCCGCGTGATTAGCTACGCGTGAGAATCGGTTGAGAATGTGCGATAGAAATGTAAAAAGATGGCCTTATTGGTAGGGCAGTGCTGATCGGAGAGATGATGGGATGAAGGATAGATCCGAACCCACGAGCGGGCGGGCCTCACGACTGTTTGGCAGGATGTTGAAACAAAGgaagccagccagccagccagccagccaaaTTTtgtaaatcacgaatgtgagtGATTGGTGACTGATGgaagcagtcacgagtgacagAGTGGCGTAAACCGACGCTGCAGAATTGCTGAgccgaatcacgaaggcTACAGCTGAGAGAGACACACAGAGAAAGAGAGCGCGGAGAGGGGCTGTGTGTTTAAAAAGGGATTTTCGCGTTGTGCTatgaaatcgtgaatgctgagCTTGGCTCATGATGTTTTTTACACAATACCATTGTTAGGTCAGCTCTTGTGTTTCTGAACGCGTCTGTTTCCTCCATTCTTGgttgtgattcgtgatttgtggtTCTTGCTAACTCTATATAGTCATGAGCGTTACTGGCGTAGAGCCGGCTGAGGCAATTTTAGCCTACCAGAGGACCAAaaatcacgatttttgatcgatttttttttttttttttttaaaTTTCATACACCGACCCAAGCCCAAAGAGCTACGGGAGAATAGACGcccgattcacgattcacgatattgAGCAAAGCGAGCAGAAGAGAAAAGACGCCAAGCCGTGAACGCACAacacaattcgtgattcgtgattcttgattcttgAATGGTGACCAAGAGACTTACGCTGCCAGGCCAAAAGCCGAACGAAAGACCAGTCGaaaatcacaatcacgaatcacgaatcacgaatcacgaatcgaccGACAGACGACAGCGGCTGCGAAACGAGCAAAGCGTGATAAGTTGGCCGAAAACCGCAGACGCGTAGTATCGCCGCCAGTCACCAATGTGCGTTTGGCGATGATCACTTCAGTTCCTCCGTCGATATCATTCAAGATCGTCTAGCCTTGCTCTCCGCCCTGCAATCGGTTTCCGtcacgacttgcttgcttcgctaaacattcacaattggATGCTTATACACCTATTCCGCTTCGCAGGCGTAATGTCGCTTAGATCCACGTGCACATCCAACACCATCTCCTTGACGCTCTACACCGTCTGAAATTCGTCCAACCACACCCCCATCTTGCTCTCCTCTTCTCCTCTACCATCTACCATCTGACCATTCTGTCGGAGAATAAATGTGGATCACCAGCAATGTATCCCTAttcgcagtcgcagcaaCCGCCGTACCACCATCCGCATAAACAGCAATCACAACCTCCACCTCATTTTAACCACACACATCATCCTCCCTCTCTGCCCCACCCTTCCCAACAGCAGCATAACCAGCCATACGCGCAGCAAACAACATCGTCTACACACCTGCACAGTCGGCCTGCCATgcagcaacatcatcaTTCTCAGCATCAAATCCAGTCGTCCGCGTTCAACGGCGCCTTGCCTCCAAGGCCCACCCGCAGCTCCGCCATCCCCATCGTAGCCCCTGCCTCCACTCCGGCTCCTCCAGCTGCACCCTCAAAGTCCGCGATCTCCTACGGTGCTGCAACTGCTGTCGGTACACCGCCACAGTCAGAAACACCAAAGTCTCCCATCGCCTCCAATGCCAACGCATCAGCGCGCAAACCGTGTCGCAACGTAGCCATCTATGGCAACTGCAAGTATCAGAATGACGGTTGCCCCTTCGATCACGCCTCTGCTTCCACTTCGTCCTCTGCCGTACAGCAGCTCAAGTCTCCCGCTTCTCAAAATGCTTCCGCACTATCAGCCGCCTCGCCTGCCAATTCGCCCAACAAGACCAGAGGCGCCCTCAATCCTCCCTCAAGTCCACTCAAGGGCTCCCTCAGCGCTCGCAACGTCGCAGCCGCCGTCTTTGTGCCCAAGGTCAATGGAAGCTCCTCGCCCTCGCTCTCTGTCGCCTCACCTGCCCCAGCTTCCAGATCCACTCTCGATGCCGTCACCTCCGAGCTTAGCGACCTGAGAGTCGATtcgtccaccaccaacCAAGTGTCTCCCAGTGCATACACCCACAACGGCCCCTCCACACCCAACATGTACACCTCCAGCTACGACGTTGACCCCCTCAGTAGCTCTTTTGATCCTACCCATCCAAGCAGCACGGCTGCACACGATCAGCAGATCGCCACGGCTACTCCTTCGGCACATGCCTCGCGTCCCTACAACCCCTACGAGCACATGAACGAGTTTGGCGACCCATCTCCAGGACAAGGCCCGCCCGGTATCGGTCTTAGCGCTGGTATCGACTACTACTCGGCTGCCGCAAACGGTGCCGCTAAGATCCGTCAGCCGCTCCACTACCACCTCTACGCACCGCCGTTGCCGCACGTCTCCAACTTGCATCCCCATCACCTCACCGCCAACGCTTTCTTCCTCCACCCCAATCAACgcgaggagctgcagcgcaagcaagAGGCGATGCTTGCCAGCGTCCCTCCTCCCGAGCTTGGCGGTCCCAACCTACCCGAAGAGCTGCACGTCTATCACTCGCTAGTGCCACTCGAGCATCCTGGTCCCGGCGCTCCTTCCACCATGGGCATGCCTCCCGGACTTATCGACCCCCGCATGGGCAATCCTGGTTCCAACGGTGCCACGGGCGCCTCGGGCGATCACAGCAAAGTGTTCGGATATCGAAGCCACTCGTACAAGGCCACTTGCACGCTTGATGGCAAGCGATACGTGCTGCGCAGGCTTGAGAGCTTTCGACTGCAACACGAGGCTGCCATCGCTCTGGTCGAACGCTGGCGTCGCATTCGCCATCCTAGCATCGTCAGCGTTCGCGAAGCTTTCACTACACGCGCTTTCGGCGATCAGTCGATTGTCTTTGTCTACGACTACCATCCCTTGGCCACTACGCTCTACGCAGAGCACATGACCATCAAGGCAGCTCAACCCGATCGTCGCACCGGTCGATTGCAGCCCGTTTCCATGCAGGTACCCGAACGCACCTTGTGGAGCTACCTCTGCCAGTTGACCTCGGCACTCCGTTCCATCCACTCGAGCAATCTCGCCGCGCGGTGCATCGAAGCCAGCAAGGTTCTGCGCACGGGCAAGAATCGTGTCCGTATCAACTGCTGCTCCGTCTTTGACGTGATTGCCTACAATCCTGACGAAACTGGCTCGGACGCGCTCAaggctcagcagcaagaggaTATGGTCAACCTCGGTGCGCTCATCGTCAGCATTGGCCTCAACAGCATCTCTGCGACCAACGACATTGCTTCCAGTTTAGCCACCTTTGCTGGTCGCTACTCTGCTGAGCTCAAGAATGTTGTCGCATGGCTGGTGGCGCAGACGCCTGCTCCTTACGAGTCTGTCGGCGGCGACGATGTGGTCGAGGTCGCTCGCAACGTCACCGAGCTGATCAAGGTGCTCGGCAGCCACTgcgccgacgagatggattCAGCGCTCAACTACACCGACTTGATGGAAAATTCATTGATgaaggagctcgaaaaCGGTCGGCTGGTGCGCTTGTTGTGCAAATTTGGCTTTATCAACGAGCGCCCCGAGTTTGACCACGATCCGCGTTGGGCAGAGACCGGTGATCGTTACGTGATCAAACTGTTCCGCGACCACGTCTTCCACTCAGTCGACGAAGCCGGTCGTCCCGTGGTGGATCTGAGTCACATCTTGACCAacctcaacaagctcgacgccggCACCGACGAAAAGATTATGCTCACCTCGCGCGATGAACAAAGCTGCCTAGTGGTAAGCTACCGAGAGATCAAGAACTGCATCGAGAGTGCTTTCCAGGATCTGTCACGAACACGCTAGTCCACTAAGCGCCAGTGAGAAAACAACCAGATTGGACATCTAGTCAGCATTCCGCTTCCTGTCTCATATAGCTGTAATGATATTCGCACTTGAACGCACACGCCCTCGATGCTCGACTGCCAGTGAGCTGTTAACCAAGGATTAGCACTAGTAGACGCTGCGGCAATGTGAGCCTTGCCAGATGGGACGAAAAAAATGATCTAAAAGCAGCAACGGTGACATGTATTATTCCTGAGAGGTCCAAAGAAGAGCGAAATGTATGCACACTGCGGCGTGGCGAGCAGCCTAGAGTTTGGAAGATCTGTGCTCGTTCTCTGAAGGATGAAAGTTGGGAGGTAGGTTGTGCAGATACGGCTGGAGGGACTGTTGATGGGCTGTGGGCGTGCTGGAAAAGTAAGGATGTGAGATGTTGGCAAAGGGACCGGAAGATGAGACGTTTGTTTGCAAAGCGGGCGGCAGTGTAGAGATGAGAGTGTTGGATGTCGGCAAGGAGGCGGAGGGCAGCACTTGTGGTTGAAGATTGGTGTGGTCGTAGTCCAAAAAGTAGTTGATGTCCCTGGCCACGCGCTCGGGATACTGCCAGATGAAGCCAGCGCCCGAATCCTCGTACAGGTTCAACGCCGGCTTGGGAAGACGGCACATGAGCTCCCAACTGCGACTGGCAGGGATGAGCGAGTTGTTAATGCCGTTCATGACGAGCACGGGCACATTGACTTTGGCCATCGGATCCGTATAGCCACCTGGACGTTGCTGTGGCAAGGTTTCCCAACTTCTCCATGCCAATCGCTGACATCGCAACGGTCCCAGTTCTCGACGATCCTCCAACAGTCCGATAAACGGCGCTTCCGAGGGCAACTTGGAACGGTATTGGGCAAAACTGTTGATGCGCTCCCAGTGTTGTTCGAGCGCCTGCTGACCCGCCTCAGACTCGGTAAAAAAGGTGTGCTTCATGGCTTGCTTGACCTCTTCGGGTTTGGTACCGTCGTTGAGCGACAAGCGCGATGCGTTCATCAGGTTCCAGTCGTCGCGGGGCCATGCGATTGACATGGAGCTGCGCGAGCATTCCTCGTAGAGACgcgccgagatggcggGACCGGTAGTGGCAGCCGCCACAATTTTGCGCACGCGTGTGGTGGCAGGACTCGGATACAGCGCCGTCAACaacgcagctgcaccgccCATGGCGAAGCCGAGCACGTCGTATTCGGCCGTTCCGAGTGAgtcggcgacggcgacggcgtGTTTGGCCCACTTGTAGAACGAACCCATGTACGGGCGCGTATCCCGATTTGAAACCGATCTACCGCAGTGACACGGATCAAAAATGATGAGTGGACGTGCTTTGAGCAGATGTGCCAGGAAGAGAGGATCCCACATGTCCATACCTGCGCGAAAATCGCAgtgcagaagcagcggcaCCTCGGCTCGATTCCGAGGTTGTGCGAACGATGCTGAAGACGATCCCGCCACGTTCTCGGCAGCGATCCGATGGAAGGCATCCGTTTCTACATTGAGCCAGCGATAGGCGATCTTGGCGCCCGAACCTATGTAGACAAAGTTGGTGAGCGTCGTCTGGACGATCTGCAGGCAATGACGCAGATATGGATCTGCGATCTCGGCGAAGAGTCCCGGTTTTTGGTCCTGCATTCCGTGTGGTAGCTGCGTGGTGCTCTAGTCAACCAAAGCAATTCGGTCGATGCGGGCGGGGATGATCAGCAGTATGGGGATCGTCTCGGACGTGCTGAACGTCGAATGATATATATTCAAGCAACTCGAGGGTAGGTCGAATTGGCGAACAGGCTGGATCGGAGGACGGCAGCGctgtagcagcagcagcagcacggtCCAGTGCCAGCTATCCTTATCCTTTTCCTTTCCTTTCCTTCCCTTGCCTTTCCTTTGCATTCGCAATTTTGTTTACACCGCGTGGCAGTTTTTCCGAAGCCAAGAGGAGAGAAGGTTAGAccctcgctcgtcgcttgtCTGGCACACGGCAAGATCTCATgtctgattcacgattcacgcttcacgcttcgagTTCTTCCCGTTCGTCGAAACACACGCCAATTATTAATATGAATCACACAAATCACCAATGTCAATTTACGATCGATCGCTTTCGTATTGATtcaaatcatgaatgtcGGCTTTGCCGTACAGAGACGACACACCCTTGCCCATCCGGCACACAGGATGCAGACAGGACAGACAAAGAAGCGTTGTGACGTGTTGAAAGGTTAGCCCCGACACAAACGCACCAGCCTGCACTCAACACAAGCACGAGACGGGAAAGAGGAAATCAGGTCAACAGCCAGCCGGTCAGGGTCTCTTTCACCCTAACCTGAACCcaaccctaaccctaaaCCATTCAAGGAGTCCATTCTCTCAATCTTATATTATTAATAATAATAATGATTGACATCGTATTTGTCTAGACTCTGACTGCTTGGCCTttgcaattcacgattctgattGTTCCCCGACGCGGATTTGAGTTGTAGAATCTGACTTCCCCTcgaactcacgacttgaacGGGCGCATACAGTACAGTAATTACCGCTCCCAAGTTGAACCTTGCTTGACCTCTTCGAAATCAGATCCGAAGTTCTATTTTTCCGGCACCTGCATTCGTGACGATTGTGCTTAACTTAAGTTAAATTTTCGTTTTCCACGGCTGACGACTCGGACTTGCATTTTGCCAGGTGCAAGTCATCTCGGAATCTTCGTCATGCTCCTGCCGGCCGACatggtcgagatggatACGATCGGTGATCGGTTTGGTTTTTCTTGGCTGTCCGCTGTCCCGATGGGCGGGCACGATCATGAATCCTGTTCCACATCTTCAGcctccactcgtgactcacgactcatggCTGTCGCTTCTCTGCTCACATCTTCCTGGCTAGCTTTTGTTTGAGCACACCGTCAACAAGCTGGATCTGGCGCCCTCGCAACTGCAACGATCATGCGACCAGGTGCGATCAAGCAAAGGGATGTAGCCCCCGTACAGACCTTTGCCAAGGCGGCGGCCAAGTGTGCATCAGAGGTAAGTCACCTTCATCGCTGTGGCCATGAGCCGTCTTTAGTCTTGTCACTGAAATCGCGACTCGTGCTGGCGCTTCTTCCTTCTTCCAACAGGCACGCATCTATGGCGCATGCGTAACGGCCAACTACGAAAACATCGAGCGCAACATGTGCCAGAAAGAATTTTTCGCCTTCAAAGCCTGTGTTCAGCAAAAGGTAAGCTTCGACCACATGCTCTCGTCGTTTCGCATTTGTCAGCCGCAAGCTTGGCTACAAGCTGGTTAGGGTTACATTGCTCAAGCAAACCTCTCTTCCCCACCATTGACTCAATGGCTTGCTATGATCTGCTCTTTGTCGCTTACCGATTCTTTATCGTTTTCATCGCCCTCTGCACAGCTCGGTCGTAAATGGTGATAGCCTAAGTCTCAAAACTGTACAATACCATGTCTTCCTACAACAAGCCGCTTCGTATCACATTCTCTCACCAGTATGAAATCAGTCCGGAAGTCGAGTCATTTTGCGCAACTCGCGCAATCTGCTGcggccaagacgatcaagtcgCAAA
Coding sequences:
- a CDS encoding uncharacterized protein (related to Pab1 dependent poly(A)-specific ribonuclease PAN3) — translated: MYPYSQSQQPPYHHPHKQQSQPPPHFNHTHHPPSLPHPSQQQHNQPYAQQTTSSTHLHSRPAMQQHHHSQHQIQSSAFNGALPPRPTRSSAIPIVAPASTPAPPAAPSKSAISYGAATAVGTPPQSETPKSPIASNANASARKPCRNVAIYGNCKYQNDGCPFDHASASTSSSAVQQLKSPASQNASALSAASPANSPNKTRGALNPPSSPLKGSLSARNVAAAVFVPKVNGSSSPSLSVASPAPASRSTLDAVTSELSDLRVDSSTTNQVSPSAYTHNGPSTPNMYTSSYDVDPLSSSFDPTHPSSTAAHDQQIATATPSAHASRPYNPYEHMNEFGDPSPGQGPPGIGLSAGIDYYSAAANGAAKIRQPLHYHLYAPPLPHVSNLHPHHLTANAFFLHPNQREELQRKQEAMLASVPPPELGGPNLPEELHVYHSLVPLEHPGPGAPSTMGMPPGLIDPRMGNPGSNGATGASGDHSKVFGYRSHSYKATCTLDGKRYVLRRLESFRLQHEAAIALVERWRRIRHPSIVSVREAFTTRAFGDQSIVFVYDYHPLATTLYAEHMTIKAAQPDRRTGRLQPVSMQVPERTLWSYLCQLTSALRSIHSSNLAARCIEASKVLRTGKNRVRINCCSVFDVIAYNPDETGSDALKAQQQEDMVNLGALIVSIGLNSISATNDIASSLATFAGRYSAELKNVVAWLVAQTPAPYESVGGDDVVEVARNVTELIKVLGSHCADEMDSALNYTDLMENSLMKELENGRLVRLLCKFGFINERPEFDHDPRWAETGDRYVIKLFRDHVFHSVDEAGRPVVDLSHILTNLNKLDAGTDEKIMLTSRDEQSCLVVSYREIKNCIESAFQDLSRTR